The Aquila chrysaetos chrysaetos chromosome 6, bAquChr1.4, whole genome shotgun sequence genome window below encodes:
- the CPLANE2 gene encoding ciliogenesis and planar polarity effector 2, whose translation MAAWGGSVLEPGWLLSPAGRPYLDSIFPKNQRRVFGLLERPALPPNLAVPTVTYKLFLSGKSGVGKTALVATLAGTPVPPIHHETLGIEATTVYWPAKLRASGRPVIFQLQFWDCGDGALKKFEHLLPACKEEADAVLFLFSFTDRSSFEELPAQMSRVVGPDEENLVRVVVGTKFDLSPQADVTEGDVTAFEETWGLPVLRAGSGLGARGGREGLARVAPLLDALVERLWRRDQIAAGVAPGGEGSPPA comes from the exons ATGGCGGCATGGGGGGGCTCGGTGCTGGAGCCGGGCTGGCTCCTCtcccccgccggccgcccctaCCTGGACTCCATCTTCCCCAAGAACCAACGAAGAGTGTTTG gtctgCTGGAGCGCCCGGCGCTGCCCCCCAACTTGGCCGTCCCCACCGTCACCTACAAACTCTTCCTCTCCGGCAAGAGCGGCGTCGGCAAGACGGCCTTGGTGGCCACGCTGGCGGGGACCCCCGTGCCCCCCATCCACCACGAGACCCTGG gcatAGAGGCCACCACCGTCTACTGGCCGGCCAAGCTGCGGGCCAGCGGTCGCCCCGTCATCTTCCAGCTCCAGTTTTGGGATTGCGGGGACGGCGCCCTGAAAAAATTTGAGCATCTCCTGCCC GCTTGTAAGGAGGAAGCGGATGCcgtcctttttctcttctccttcaccGATCGCTCATCCTTCGAGGAGCTGCCAGCCCAGATGAGCCGGGTGGTCGGTCCCGACGAAGAAAACCTCGTTAGGGTGGTCGTCGGCACCAA ATTCGACCTGTCCCCGCAGGCAGACGTGACGGAGGGGGACGTGACGGCCTTTGAGGAGACCTGGGGGCTGCCGGTGCTACGAGCGGGCAGCGGGCTGGGCGCCAGGGGGGGACGCGAGGGGCTGGCCCGGGTCGCCCCCCTCCTCGACGCTTTGGTCGAGAGGCTCTGGCGTCGGGACCAAAT